A stretch of DNA from Homalodisca vitripennis isolate AUS2020 unplaced genomic scaffold, UT_GWSS_2.1 ScUCBcl_8055;HRSCAF=16004, whole genome shotgun sequence:
GTAGGGAGAAAAAGATAGGATTTCAGTGAAAAAAAGGTGAAGAGGCTGATTTATGAGCTTGATATCAaggatattataaactaattgCATTTGATCATTTGAAGGTAATAGAGATGGTGgttttaaatgaaagaaaatgCTTTTGATGGAATAAATGGGTGGTTGGcatttcagtacaaaaatatgtatgaattttgaaatgagtAAAAGTAAGTTGGCTGTTGTGTCGGTTAACCTACGCTCAGGCATTGAGGTTAGCGTATTCAGTCTCGCCACAGGGATGCACAAAACGCAGAGACCATGtatatgtacacatttataacaacaagTAGCTTATTAAATCAGCTTTGGTTTTAAGTGCAATAGTTAGTTATGTTTATAAATGGCAAAACTTATGGTTGAATGCAATGGTAGAACaggttgttaaattgttaaaggaattgattaaaatatgtcAGATGGTTGATGGCATGAAAACACGATGACTTAGACAATGTTAATGAATGGTGAATTGACTTTGAGGTAAAAgaattgggtttattttttaggatgaaaagaatattgctgtttaaattaatttgtcattattcgtTGTAAGCAAAAGAGATTGgttgattttgtgtgtgttgaatatgaatagtggtttaaaaatatagaataaaatgtgtttggaattttgaaaagaacagaaaATCAGTTTGTTTGCCCGTCGGTTTACCAACGCTCAGATATTGAGGTtggcgtatccagtctcgccacggggaggccggcaaacttAGAGACcatatctatttacatatttacacaaaacggggagttttattctggcagatccccttgcctactgctaataaagtcatcagggagttttggtaaagcagttccctttgcctactgctaatgaaatcatcagggaagTTTTGGTAAAGCatgttccctttgcctactggtaatgaaatcatcagggagttttggtaaagcagttccctttgcctactgctaatgaaatcatcagggagtttttggtgaagcagtcccctttgcctactgctaatgaaatcatcagggagttttggtaaagcagttccctttgcctactgctaggtcaaatcacgacggggagttttttttaagtggcagatcccctagcctactgccgaAGACTTAATCAGTGTTTAGAAGGAGCTCGTCATATACAATATTCTTTGCATAGGCGACTCCTTCTACTATTCTGTCGTCTGGTACAAGAACGACGATGTCGTCTGGACGTCTCACTCTGCTCAACAGGACGTagagctggccatgagtgaagcAGTCCGTTCTCAGGTCGACTCCGACGTACTCAATTGTCTggccttggctcttgtgaccagtcATGCAGTACGCCAACATGAGGGGGAACTGACGGCGACAAACCCGGAGCGGCGATCCTTCGGCAAACGCGAACCTGAACGTAATCCGGGGAATTCCGATAGGTTGCGTGTTGCCGATAAGTCTGACGGTGATCAGTCGGCTGCTGATCGCCGTCACAATGACTTTGGTGCCGTTCACGAGTCCATCACCGATATTTAAGTTTCTCATGATTAAGCATACGGAGCCGACCTTGAGACGCAGGACGTGATCTGGCACTCCTTTGCCAGTGGCCTGGTTGAGGAGATTTACGTCCACATCCAGCCGTCGTCGTCTTTCTCTGTCCACGGTGTccgcgcttctcaactcatgaatgCGCCCGTCCATGAGGTCTAGGATGCGACCGTTGATCTCCTTGACGTTCACATTCAGAGTTGAGAGTATTGCCCGTCTCGCACAAAGATCAGGATCTCGCAGAACACCAGGAGGAAACACATCCGTTATTAAGTCCGCGAGAGAAGTGAGGCATCTCACCCCAGTGAGGGGAATGAGAGACTCTCTCTCGCGGCCTTCTCCAAAAAGTAAAGGATTTATTGTTCCATTGCCTAACTCCAAGGAGGAAGTTGGAGTAGTCCAATGGAACCACTAGTTCTCTGGGGTGTCGTCAGGGAAAATAGTGTgaacagtcgccacagatgtGACGCCCGAAGTGACACGCACGCGACATCAGCTGGTGTGCGAGCCTTCTCAACGACGGGCGCAATCTGACGGAAGTCCCCGGAGCAGATGAAGATCTTATTCCCGAATGGCACACTACTATTCATGAGATCCCGGAGGGATCTGTCGAtcatctcgaagatgtagcggtGTGCCATCGGGGCCTCATCAAACACAATGAGCTGTGCTGCTCTGATGAGTTCTGctcgctgggacccgttggtgaTGTTCCACACACCTGTGCCGTGACACTAGGTCTAGAGGGAGGAAGTCGGAAACATGCTATGTGCTGTTGTTCCTCCAGCCATGTTCCTTGCAGCAATCCCTGAGCTAGCCACGGCGAGTGCAACCTGTCGACAACCACGAGACATACGCAAGGATGACACGAATCAGAGAGGTCTTCCCATAACCCCCGGGACCGTCCAGAAATATGATTCTAGAAGTGCGTCGGTCACGGGGGTTGAGAAGCAGAGAGCGAACGTACTCAAACACACGGCGGCTGGTCTGGGAGAGTTTGGGCACCCAGTCCTCAACGATGGTTCGCTGGAGGTTACTCGCCGTAGTTGAGTAGCTCTCCTACCTAACTCAGTCGTGTCATCCTCGACGTAGGGAGTCCATGATCTTTCAACAAGCACGATCCCTGCTGGCGGAGGCTCCGATTCGATGTCTATCAAGGTAAGTTTCACACCGCCAGTTTCAGGGTCGAGAGGGTTTCCTTTCTAAGTGATCCTCGCTTAAGGTGGTTCTTGAAAGACTCCCACAGAAGAGCAGCGGGAGCTCCCATGGTTGCAGAGGATCACGAAGAAGGAACGGAGCCTAGGTCCAGTCATAAACGTAGATGCCTCGCGCAGCGCGTGATTGTATTCTTCTTCGTCTTCCACCAGGCCGAGATTGCGGGCTACGTCCTGAAACGTCCCGGCAACCAGGACCGCCACGAGCCAGAAGATCAACGTAACCACGGCAAGGTGTAGACATAAGTAGAATACGAAGGTAGTATTGTTCTCCTCGGTTGGGAGAGACCCACATCAACCTACATACCTTCTCACCACGCTGGCGAGTCGTTACAAAGTGATGGCCATCGGGGTGTTCGTACAATTCCGCAGTACGTGGGCGCTTAGTGTGCACCATGAACTTCTCGTAAAATGTCCTGGTACGTGACATTGTCAAAAGTTTTCATGTGCGGTGCGGGCGATTGAAGTAGACCATAAGCTTGGAGCTTGCCTTGAGTGACTGCATCAGAGAGCTGTCTCGGGCGAAAGACAAACACTTTGTTTGCCCTCTAAATGCACGGGAAGACAGTCAACGGTGGGCTCGAGCTTTTGACACAGGAAAGTCGAgaagacgccagcatgcgtcgctggCACCCACCATTCTCTTCGTCACGTAATGCTCGACCTCATCCTCTTGTTTCCCCAGGGGAGTGACGGTTACGTTCTGGAGAGAACCGCCTTTCATGAGGTACTTAAAGAGGTACTTGATTACGCGACGAGTAGAAGCAAGCTCCAAGTTTATGTGCGCCTCGTATTTGAGCAGTAATGCGGAATTGTACGGAACGACCCAGCCATCATGCACTTTGATCTGTCTCCTACGTGATGTGATAAAGCCTTCGTTTGTGTAGTCTCGTTTGTATTGGACGAACCCCCTCTCGTCCACGTGGGTGGTTTGGCAGGCAGGCTTGGGGTAGAACTTGTTGCAGTGCCCCTTTTGCAgagtcccagcacaggaagtcggtgcggtgGTCAGTACCACATGGACCATGAATCATGTGTTTcagcaccaacttcctgagtcttccagcGGCTTCCTCCTCCGAAGGGATGTCTGCGCGTATTACGGAGTCAATGTCACGTGCCTGTACCGGTCCATCGccgtcaattttaaacacaatgtgggcatgaggaaggcccctcatttgcatttcaatGACATAGACGATGTAAACCGGACGGCTAAACATTGCTCCGCTGCGCAGATCTCGGAGGAGTTCGCCAAGTTTAATCTGGAAGATTCTGCAGGCTGTTGAGGGGTCACTGCGCCCGCTGTTGTGAGGGCAGGccttcttgttttcctcccaagtagCACTGAAGGTGAACGTCAGGAAAAACGTAGGTGAACCCAGACGAGACACAAGGCCCATTGCGTTCTCGTAATGTACCTTCATGTATCTGGGTCCACCGGTAAACGAACTTGGGAGGTAAACTTTTCCAGCCTGCACCCCACCCTCACCCAAGACTGTTTTCATCGCGGGTGATGTCGCCTAAAACCTGCCCACCAGCTTGCCTACCCCGTTGAGCTTCAAGGAGCTCGTCCAGTGGTCCTATCCTCAAGGAATTTTGAGCAGCAGAACGCGTTTGGGAGAAACGAATGAATCTTAGACGCTCCTCCTCGTACCTCGcgaacatctcgacctgccatgcTTGAGACAGCCTGCCGAAATGCGAGAAACGGGGATCGGAGAGGAGGAGACATCTAGAGTAATTGTATTGTGAAAGTTTCCCCCCGTGGTTGTCTAAGCGCCCAATATGCCACCCTAAATTACCTTGAGGATAGAGCAACGGATATTGGAAAGGCTCCATTAAGGGGCTAAAGAGGTCAACGGAAGACGGACGCCTATCACTCTTCTTCCAGATGGTCAATTTTCTTGGATCAGTTATGGTGTCTTCATTGCTCAATACAGCGTGCACTTCAATGCCTGTTTGCCTATCTCCAAGAACAGGGCCATGGGTAGATCTGCTGGTCACTTCAAATTCCAAATGAGCGTTGACTGAAGGCTCATCACTCAATCTACGGAAATCATTGATGAAAGGATTACAGGAAAGAagatatgtattaatttcatcaatgacTTCTGAGTTCAATGATCTACCCATGGCAATGTTTTTGCGCTCCTCGCCATCATCTATGTACAGGCGGCACCGGTTCACAAACTGGACATCACCTCCCTTGGTCCTAAACTTTTGACCTGGAGCGTCCAGACTGTGAACCTGGTGGTACATCTTACCTTCGATCTTAAAGAAGGCGAGGCCTGAAGGATGACGGTACCCCCCAGTCACCTCGAGAGCGCAGAAGGCAAACAAGTCATTGTAGGCACGGGCTCGTTCGATGAACAGACGGTTAGAATAGAAACTGGCGTCCAGAGGAGGTAAATTATGGACTTTATAAGATCCCTCACCGCAACACCATTTCTTCCTATCCTTCTCTTCATCGAACAGCCTTGCATGACAATGAGGACACTTTGAAATGTTTTCGtcccataaacttatttttttttagttttgtaagaattaatatagactaaattaTCTATTTTCCAATACGCCATTGGGCCATGTTCAACTACACGTCGTGCTAGTATGTTGGAAATGTGCCTTAATTCTGtcaatttaggattttttattcgaaatgtttgtactttttgtaaatttgtatcaGGATGTTTTTCTGTATAACGCTGAACAGCACCCCTGTGAACTTCAGGATGCTGCTCAGTGTAGCGCTGAACAGCATCTCGATGGACCTGAGGATGTTGCTCAGTGTAACGCTGAACAGCATCTCGGTGGACCTGAGGGTGCTGCTCAGTGTAACGCTGGACAGCATCTCGGTGGACCTGAGGGTGCTGCTCAGTGTAACGTTGAACAGCATCTCGGTTGACTTGAGGGTGCTGCTCAGTGTAACGATGAACAGCATCCCTGTTGACTTGAGGATGCtgttcagtatatcttttcactgcgtccctgttgacttgaggatgctgttcagtatatcttttcactgcgtccctgttgacttgaggattgtttgaggagtactttttctttgaattttttatctgcTCCTCCTTAGTGGTTGAAAGAGTTTTAGGGCGGCCACGTTTCACTTTTTTAGGTCTACCCGGCCCCTTTTTAACTGGAGCACAGACGGACATGGTACTTATTTCTAATGGCGGTAAAGATTCGACAATGCTTAAACAAGTAGAATTAGGATCTTTGATTATTGGCTCAGGAGGAGAGGGACACTGATAGCGTAGGGAACATATCCAGTCTACCCGTGCGCAGCATTTCAGCCAAATGGGGGCGCATTGATGGTATATCATAGCGCAGTTTGGCTGGGTCCCGGCCAAGGGCAAGTGAAGTAGCATTAGCAATGGCGAATACGCCGCAGTCAATACCGTTTTCTTGCCTTTGGACGGGAATAAATGCTGGAACGATGGATAGGTCCGGGAACAGAAGGGAGAGCAGCTTAGTTTGGTCTGCAGTGAGGTGGGCACTGTTCAGACTGTCGTACACATACAAATTACTGCCATCGTGGAAGACCACAATCCAATGACCGATAGAACTGGCGTCGATCTTCCCCGAGAACAGAATTTGTATGTGAGGTGTAGCGACAGCCGAAACACCTTCCATTGCAGCAATGGCCGAAACAGCTTACAGGATGATACTCAGTGTTTTCATCCAGTATGCTTCCGAACCTATCCATATGGTCAGTACTAAGATAGTCCCCCACTCTCAACCTCTTCTTACCATTCCCTCGAGGAATGCATTCATttttaaacgtcaaataaaaaggaataaaaaaattaaacaataattaaaaaggaatataagcTTCAATTAAGAACACAAGGAACAGTCAGAAAAAAGGGCAAAATGTTGCCTAATAGTACAGCGAAGAAGCAGAAATAGTCACTTGGACGTCAACAACAGTGCCCGCCTCTATCTACAATTTagcttatttcaataaatattaaaaagttaaaaaggaagttataagctttaactaagtaaaaaaataataaaaagatataagaataaaaaacaacgagaaacacaaaagaaaagtaagaaaattggtCACAATATGGCgtaataagaaagaaaagaaagcaaaGAAGTAGAATAGAAGTGGTCACTTGGATGTTAAGAACGATGAAcgtgaacttttatttaaacgtaaaatacatatattttttactgaaacagtCAATCCATTaaggaaacaacaaaaaaataaagcctaGTATAAAACCGAAAATATTCAGCCAAGTTAAGAGTACGGCTATTCAAGTAATCAATGTAGACTGAGTAGGAACGTAAAGTTAAGTTTGGATTTCATAGACATCTAGGGATATCAACTCCTACGTACCGTACAGAAGTCGCTAAGGCCATCAATTACTCTTCACTAGGATCCCTAATGTTTGTCCCGACACAAAACTATCACTTCGGAAAGCAGCAACTGAATTTTGCTGTTGACTTTTGGAAACGCGAATGAAGATGGGTGGTggaaaaaaatagcaaaaaatgacagttttttgcaaatatctcgtaaACGGTAAGAGATATCGAAAAAAATGAACGAAAATTTTTTCCACCCCTGGACCGTCCCTCACCCCCCTTGAATTATTTTTTCCCTatctatcgacaccaaaaaagtTAACCTAGGACTATCtttacgttaacccccccctcccccacccatcCTCGcaatgtccctatctactatatcacaaaattatttatttctcgggATTGGGGTAAACATATTGAGACACTTCAAACTGTTTATTGGTGTAAAATTTCACGATGCATCTtatggtgttattatttattttataaaaatttgtttttttttattagaaatttttgaaaattttcaaaaaatacgtttttcaacTTCTCGCGCCTCCTGTATAATACACTttaagagatagagcaaaagttttaaattgcaaACTTGTAGAGAGTTTCAAGGAGAATACTGTAAGTGGGCTCCGTTTTTTTCGATAGGATGCTTCGTTAAGTCACAATCGAGCGCCTACGAAAGGTCTACACGGGGGGAGAAAATGCGTccgccattttgattttttta
This window harbors:
- the LOC124374354 gene encoding ATP-dependent DNA helicase PIF1-like; translated protein: MAHRYIFEMIDRSLRDLMNSSVPFGNKIFICSGDFRQIAPVVEKARTPADVACVSLRASHLWRLFTLFSLTTPQRTSGSIGLLQLPPWSRERESLIPLTGVRCLTSLADLITDVFPPGVLRDPDLCARRAILSTLNVNVKEINGRILDLMDGRIHELRSADTVDRERRRRLDVDVNLLNQATGKGVPDHVLRLKVGSVCLIMRNLNIGDGLVNGTKVIVTAISSRLITVRLIGNTQPIGIPRITFRFAFAEGSPLRVCRRQFPLMLAYCMTGHKSQGQTIEYVGVDLRTDCFTHGQLYVLLSRVRRPDDIVVLVPDDRIVEGVAYAKNIVYDELLLNTD
- the LOC124374355 gene encoding uncharacterized protein LOC124374355, producing MVHVVLTTAPTSCAGTLQKGHCNKFYPKPACQTTHVDERGFVQYKRDYTNEGFITSRRRQIKVHDGWVVPYNSALLLKYEAHINLELASTRRVIKYLFKYLMKGGSLQNVTVTPLGKQEDEVEHYVTKRMVGASDACWRLLDFPVSKARAHR